The Oharaeibacter diazotrophicus genomic interval GATGTTCGGCCTGTCCTTCGCCGGCTGGAACGCCGTCGCGTCGGCCGCGGTGGCGCTCCTGTCGCTGCGCGCCGCCACCGCCTCGCCCGCCGCCCCGCTCTGACCGACCTCTCTCCGACCGCTCAGCCGCGGAAGCCGCCGGAGGCGAGATAGGCCTCCTCCTCGGGCGTCGAGACGCGGCCGAGCACGGCGTTGCGATGCGGGAAACGGCCGAATCGCCTGATCGCGTCGAGGTGGACGAGGGCGTAGAAATAGGTCTCGCGGTCGCCGAGCGCCCGGAACAGATCGACCGACAGCGCCTGCGCGCCCATGTCCTCGGCATGCTCGAAGGGCAGGTAGAAGAACGCGCGCGCCACCGGCGGGAACACCCTCGGGAAACCGGCGTCGAGCGCGTGCCGGGCTGTCGCGAGCGCGATCGGATCGGTCGCGAAGGCGCGCGCGGTGCCGCGGAAGGCGTTGCGCGGCACCTGGTCGGTGAGGAGGATCAGCGCCAACGCGCCGTCCGGCGTGTCGGCCCAGGCGGAGAGTCGCCCGGCCGCGGCCTCCTCGTGGGCGCGGCCGAGTTCGGCGGCGACGCGGGCGTCGAAGGCCGGATCGGCCGAGAACCAGGCGGCGGGCCCGGCGTCCCACCAGAACGACAGTACCTCGGCGGCGGTCGGGATCATCGCGGTGTCCTCCCTGTTGGAAGGGACGCCTCCCCCTCCGGGAGCGGGTGGGCGATCCCGATCAGGGAAAACACTACCATGCTTTGCCGGACCTTGCGCCGGCCGCATGCCTGCCCCCGACGGTCCCGCCCGTCCGGACCGGTCGGGGACGCAGTTCAGAGCCTGACCGTACCGGCGACGATGCGGTCGTAGGTCGCTGGATCGAGCCGGACGTAGGTCCCGCTCGCCGGATCGAGATAGAACAGCTCGTCGGCGATTCGGTTGGGGTCGAAGCCCTCGGTCTTGAGGTCGACCTTCTTCAACTTGAAGGTGGTGGTGGTCTCGATCTCGCCCTGGCGGCGCAGGAACACCGGCTTGGCGTAGGCCGGCAGCCGCTCGTCGAGGTGGCGCGACAGGGCGGCGAGGTCGAGACCGTCGTCGGCCTCCAGTGCGGCCATGCCGGCGCGGCCGTCGCGATCGGGCACGGCGACGCCGTAGACGTTGGCGGTGTGGACGCCGGGGAAGACGCCGATCGCCTCGGCGACCTCGGAGGTCGCGACGTTCTCGCCCTTCCAGCGGAAGGTATCACCGATGCGGTCGACGAAGTAGTAGTAGCCGAGCCGGTCGCGGCGGACGAGGTCGCCGGTGCGGAACCAGCGGTCGCCCTCGGAGAAGGCGTTCTCCAGGATCTTGCGGCGGGTCGATTCGGCGTCGGCGTAGCCGTTGAAGCGCTGGCTCGGCTTCTTCGGGTCGTCGACGATCTCGGAGATCAACTCGCCGACCTCGTCGGGGCCGCAGGCGACGCAGCGGCCGTCGGGACCGCGGACGACCTCTTCGCGGGCGACGTCGAAACGCACGACCTTCAGCAGGAACTTGCGCTCGGCCCATTTCGGCACCCGGCCGATCGAGCCTGGCTTGCCGTCGAAGTTGAACAGGACGGCGTTGCCCTCCGTCGCCGCGTACCATTCCAGGATCTGCGGGATGGCGAAGCGCTCCTGGAACGCGGTCCAGATGTCCGGCCTCAGACCGTTGCCGCTGGCGAGGCGGACCCGGTGGGCGCGTTCCTTCGGATGCGGCGGGGTGTTGAGCAGGTAGCGGCAGAGCTCGCCGATGTACTGGAACAGGGTGCAGTCGTAGCGCACCAGGTCGTCCCAGAACTCGCGGGCGGAGAATTTCTCGCGGATCACCACGGCTCCGCCGACGGTGAGCACGGTGCCGGTCGCCAGCACGCCGCCGGAGGTGTGGTAGAGCGGCAGCGCCACGTACATGCGGTCGTCCTTCGTGGCGTTCATGGCGGCGGAGAAGCCGTTCATGATCGCCTGGACGCGGTAGTGGTTGATGTTCGCCGCCTTGGGCATGCCGGTGGTGCCCGAGGTGTAGATCCACAGGCAGCGGTCCGAGGTGGTCAGCTTCGGTCGCTCGGCGGCGGGGACGTCGGCGTCGTCGAGATCGGCGAGCGCGAGGTCGAGCCGCGCGCCGGGGGCGCCCGCGCCGTAGCCCCAGATCGCCGGTGCGCCGGTGAGGTGCGGGCGCGCGGTCTCGAAGACGTCCGCCAGTTCGGCGGCGACGATCACGATCTTCGGCGCGACGATGTTGACGCAATGGGCGAGCGAGGCGCCGGCGAGATTGGTGTTGAGCAGCGCGGTGACGCCGCCTGCGCGCGCGACGCCGAGCCAGACCGCCAGATACTCCGGCCGGTTCGGCATCAGCAGCGCGACGGTGTCGCCGCGCCCGATCCCGTTCGCCAGCGCCCAACGGGCGTAGCGGTTGCCGCGGCGGTGGTAGTCGGAATAGGTGAAGGTCTCGCAGTCCGAGATCAGGGCCGGGCGCTCGCCGAAGCGGGCGGCAAGATCGGCGACCACGTCGGGATAGACCCGATCGGGGTTGCGCGCGATCGCGGTGGTCCGGCGCAGCGCGCGGATCGCGCCGCTCAGATAGGCGTACTCGCTCCTCAGTCGCTCGACGAAACCCATCCGTCGCGTCCTCCCGCGTGGCGGCACCGGCGTCGCACCCCGTCCTCTCGGGGCACCCGACCGTCGTACGTGACGTGAACGTAAACGTCAACACGCCACCACCGCCTTGGCTGTTTTTACCGGCTTGTCGCCTCCGGCGCACTCGGATACTGCGACCATCGGCGTGTCGAGGGGCCGGCGCGTCCGTGGATAGGATCGGCGGCCGCCTCCGCCGGAGAGCGCTGGTCCGGAATTTCGAGAAGCCCACATGCCGAACGCCGCCGTCCCCCTCCTCGCCGCCGCCCTCGCCGTGCTGGCGCCCGCGCCGGTCCGCCCCGTGCCGCCGGTCGTGCCGGCGCAGGCGGTGACCACCGCGCCGACCGAAACGACCCGGTTCTCCGCGGGTGTCGTCGAGATCCTGTCGCCGTGGTCGCGGGCGACCCAGCCCGGCCAGAAGATCGCCGCCGCCTACATGGTCCTGCACAACACCGGCACGAGCGCGGTCACGCTGGTGTCGGCCTCGACGCCGGTGGCGCAGTCGGTCGTCTTCCACGACACCGGGGTCAAGGACGGCTTCATGCAGATGCTGCCCCACGAGGGCGGCTTCACGATCCCGCCGGGTGGCGAGATCGAACTCAAGCCGGGCGGTTCCCATCTGATGATGGTGGGCGTCGGCCGCTCGATCCGGGTGGGCAAGGTCTATCCGTTGACGCTGAACTTCTCCGACGGCGCCACCACCACCGTCGACATGGTGGTGTGGGACGTCGGCCTGATCCGAACGAGGAAGCCATGAACACCGTCCGCGTCGTCCGCCTCGCCACCTGGCTGCTGATCGCCGTCCTCGCCGGCGCCACCGGCTACGTGATCTGGCAGGCGGAGACGCGGCCGACGACGACCTCGACCGTGACCGACGCGGCGGCGATCGGCGGGCCGTTCACGCTGACCGACACCACCGGCGCGCGCGTCACCGAGGCGCGCTTCGCCGGCCGGCCGCACGCGATCTTCTTCGGCTACACCCATTGCCCCGACGTCTGCCCGACCACGCTCGGCGAGATGAGCGTGATGCTCGCCGACATGGGCGCGGAGGCCTCGAAGCTCGACGTCTACTTCGTCACGGTCGACCCCGAGCGCGACACCGCGGCGAGCATGAAGGACTATCTCTCGGCCTTCTCCGACCGCATCGTCGGCCTGACCGGCACCGAGGCGGAGGTCGCCGACATGGTGGCCGCCTACCGCGTCTACCGGCGCAAGGTGCCGGCCCCGGACGGCGGAGCGGACTACACCATGGACCACACCGCCGCCGTCTACCTGTTCGACGCCGCCGGAAGCTTCAAGGGCACGATCTCCTACGGCGAGAAGCAGGAGGACGCGCTCGCCAAGCTGAAGCGGCTGGCGGCGGGCTGAGCGCACCCGTCCCCCATCCCGCGTCGTCCCGATGGCGGCGCGGCCACCGGCGCGCTAGGATGGCCGACATGAACCCGACCACCGCTCGCATCGTCGTCTGGACCGGAGGCGCGGCGATCGCCGCCGCTGCGGCGGCGACGCTGGTGCTGACGGTCGCCCGCGGCGACGCCGTCTACGCCGCCCGCCTCGTCGCCGGCCTCGCCGGCTGCCTCTGAAGGGCCGCGATGGACGCCTCCCCTCCCCCGCCCCGCGCGCCGGCACCGCGTCGGTCCGACCTCGTGCTGTCGGTGCTGCTGCCGCTCGCCGTGATCGGCCTCGGCGTGGCCCTCTCGGCCGGCGGCGCCGGGGCGGCCTTCCTCGAACTCTGCCGGACGGCGTTGGAGTGAGCGCGGCGCGCGGCGGCGACGGTGCAGAGACGCTCGACCTGCGCGGTCTCCTCTGCCCCCTTCCGGTGCTGAAGACACGCAAGCGGCTCGCCGATCGTCCGGCCGGGACGCGGATCGTTGTGCTCGCCACCGACCCGATGGCCGCGATCGACATTCCGCACCACTGCGCCGAAGCCGGGCACGTCCTGCTCGGGCAGCGTCGCCGCGACGACGGCGTGCTTGAATTCGAAATCGAACGGGGGGCGTGAGGCGCCTGCGAAGCGAGGCCCCCACACGAAAACGAAACGGCCCGGAGCGGGTCCGGGCCGTGAGACGTCCACGAAGAGCGGGTCCTCAGCGGGTCGGGACCGGGTGCTCGCCGCGGTAGTCGTAGAAGCCGCGCTGGGTCTTGCGGCCGAGCCAGCCGGCCTCGACGTATTTCACCAGGAGCGGGCAGGGCCGGTACTTGGAATCGGCGAGGCCCTCGTAGAGCACCTGCATGATCGACAGACAGGTGTCGAGGCCGATGAAGTCGGCGAGCTGCAGCGGGCCCATCGGGTGGTTGGCGCCGAGCCGCATGGCGGTGTCGATGGCGTCCACGCTGCCGACGCCCTCGTAGAGGGTGTAGATCGCCTCGTTGATCATCGGCAGCAGGATGCGGTTGACCATGAACGCCGGGAAGTCCTCGGACACGGCGATGGTCTTGCCGAGCTTGGCGACGTAGACCTTGGCGGCGTCGAATGTCTCGTCCTCGGTGGCGATGCCGCGGACCAGCTCGACGAGCTGCATCACCGGCACCGGGTTCATGAAGTGGATGCCGATGAAACGCTCGGGCCGGTCGGTCGAGGCGGCGAGGCGCGTGATCGAGATCGACGAGGTGTTGGTGCCGACCATCGCCTTGGGCTTCAGCGACGGGCAGAGCTGCTGGAAGATCTTGCGCTTGACGGTCTCGTTCTCGGTCGCCGCCTCGATGACGAGGTCGGTGTCCGCGAAGCCGTCGTAGGACGGGATCGCCTTGATGCGCGCGAGGGCGGCGGCGCGCTGCTCCTCGGTGATCTTCTTGCCGGCGACCTGACGGGCGAGATTGCCGTTGATCGTGGCGAGGCCGGCCTCGATGCGCTCCGGCGACACGTCGGCGATGCTGACCTCGAACCCGGCCAGCGCGGAGACGTGCGCGATGCCGCTGCCCATCTGCCCGGCGCCGATCACGCCGATCGTCTTGATCTCGACCATCCTATCCTCGGATCGCTGCGCCCCCGGAGCCGGAAGGACGGGCGCCCGCCCGAAGCGGGTGCGCCCGGCCCTGACGGCGTCAGCCGAGAGCCTTGGTGAGTTCTGGTACGACGTCGAAGAGGTCGCCGACAAGTCCGTAGTCGGCCACCTGGAAGATCGGGGCCTCCTCGTCCTTGTTGACGGCGACGATCACCTTGGAGTCCTTCATGCCGGCGAGATGCTGGATCGCGCCGGAGATGCCGAGGGCGACGTAGAGGTCCGGCGCCACGACCTTGCCGGTCTGGCCGACCTGCCAGTCGTTCGGGGCGTAGCCGGCGTCGACCGCGGCGCGCGAGGCGCCGACCGCGGCGCCGAGCTTGTCGGCGAGCGGCACCACCACGGCCTGGAACTTCTCCGCCGAGCCGAGCGCGCGACCACCGGAGACGATGATCTTCGCCGAGGTCAGCTCGGGGCGGTCGTTCTTCGACAGCGCCTCGCCGACGAAGGACGACACGCCCGGATCGGCCGGCACGGCGACCGCCTCGACCGGGGCCGAACCGCCTTCGTCCGCCGCCTTGAAGGAGGCGGTGCGCACGGTGACGACCTTGACCGGGTCGTTGGACTTGACGGTCTGGATGGCGTTGCCGGCGTAGATCGGGCGCTCGAAGGTGTCGGCCGAGACCACCGCGGTGACGTCGGAGATCTGCATGACGTCGAGCAGCGCGGCGGCGCGCGGCAGGGCGTTCTTGGCGACCGAGGTCGCCGGGGCGACGACGGCGTCGTAGCCCTTGGCGAGCGAGACGATCAGCGCCGCCAGCGGTTCGGCGAGCTGGTGGGCGAGCGAAGCGTCGTCGGCGACCAGCACCTTGGCGACACCGGAGAGCTTGCCCGCGGCGGCGGCCGCGGCCGAGACGCCGGCGCCGGCGACCAGCACGTGGACGTCGCCGCCCATCGCGGCGGCGGCGGTCAGCGCCTTGTGGGTGGAGTCCTTGACGACGGTGCCGTCGTGCTCGGCGAGGAGGAGGATGGCCATGGTTCGTCTTTCCCCTGCGGTCAGAGCACGCCGGCTTCGGTCTTGAGCTTGGCGACGAGTTCGGCGGCCGAGGCCACCTTGACGCCCGCGGAGCGGCCCTTCGGCTCGGTCGTCTTCACCACCGTCAGGCGCGGGGCGACGTCGACGCCGAAGTCGGCCGGGGTCTTGGTGTCGAGCGGCTTCTTCTTCGCCTTCATGATGTTGGGCAGCGAGGCGTAGCGCGGCTCGTTGAGGCGCAGGTCCGTGGTGACGATCGCCGGCAGCGCCAGCTTCACCGTCTGCAGACCGCCGTCGACCTCGCGGGTGACGTCGACGGAGCCCTCGCCGATCTCGACCTTGGAGGCGAAGGTACCCTGGCCCCAGCCGGTCAGCGCGGCCAGCATCTGGCCGGTCTGGTTGCAGTCGTCGTCGATCGCCTGCTTGCCGAGGATCACGAGGCCCGGGCCTTCGGCGGTGGCGACCGCCTTCAGGATCTTGGCGACGGCGAGCGGCTCGACGGTGGCGTCGGTCTGGACCAGGATGCCGCGGTCGGCGCCCATGGCGAGGGCGGTGCGCAGCGTCTCCTGCGCCTGCGCCGGGCCGATCGAGACCACGACGACCTCGGTCGCCTTGCCGGCCTCCTTCAGCCGCAGCGCCTCCTCGACGGCGATCTCGTCGAAGGGGTTCATCGACATCTTCACGTTGGCGAGGTCGACGCCCGAACCGTCGGGCTTGACCCGGATCTTGACGTTGTAGTCGACCACCCGCTTCACGGGCACCAGGATCTTCATCGGTTGGAACCTCCCGAGGTCCGGACCCGCACGCCGGCGGGACCCGGGCACCGGCCTCGCGCCGGTTTTTGCACTGCGGCAACACGTCCGGGGCGGGACCGTAGTTGCGGCCCCGGTTCCCGTCAACGGGCCGGAAGTCGCATTGCGATGCACCACGGTGACGTGCGCGTCAAGACCGTGTCTACGCCGCCAGCCCGCGATCGAACAGCGGCACGTCCGGCCGGCGCATCACCAGGATCAGCACGGCGCCGGTGACGAGGCCGCCGACGTGGGCGTACCAGCCGATCGGCTCGTCGCCGCCGGAGAAGATCGAAACGAACTGGGTGGCGACCCAGATCAGCAGCGGCCAGCGCGCCGACAGGCGCAGCGGGATGCGGCCGAAGGCGAGAATCCAGAGCTTGGTGCGCGGGTGCAGCACCAGATAGGCCGCCACCACAGCGGCGATCGCCCCGGAGGCGCCGACCAGCGGGCCGTCGGCGGTCGGCATCATCACGGCGTGGAACAGGCCGGCGGCCACGGCCGCGACGAGGTAGAACACGAGGTAGCGCAGGTGCCCCATGGCGTCCTCGACGTTGTCGCCGAACACCCAGAGGAAGACGACGTTGCCGAGGAGGTGCCAGAGGTCGGCGTGGACGAAGGCGTAGGTGACGAGCGTCGTCCATTCCGGCAGCGCCGACGGGGCGAACGGGCGCATGTCGCCGAAGAGCACCGCCGGCGTCAGGCCGTAGCCGTAGGCGGCGCCGGCGAGGGCGCCGAAGCCGACCGGGCTCTCGACCACCAGCCAGACGAGGCAGGTGACGACGATCAGCGCCCAGTTCACGTAGGGCCGGCGGACGTGTTCCAGCGGGTTGTGGTCGTAGAGCGGCACGAACATGGGCGGGCGGCGTCCGGCGGGGCGGGAGCCCCGTCATAGCAGAGCGCCGCGCCGTCCGGAACGCGGGCCGGAGCGTCGCGAACGCGGCCTCAGAACGGGTTCAGCAGCCGCTGGAGATAGTCGAGCTCGATCGCCGGCCGGTCGGGTTCGGAGAAGCGGCGGCGCAGTTCCTCGAGGATGCGGCGGGCGCGCTGCACCTCGATCTCGCCGGGCACCTTGACACTGTCGCCGAAATCCGGCCCGTCGCGGCGCTCGGGCCGGCCGAGCGGATCCTCGCCGCGGGCGCTCTCGCCGCGCCGGCCGCGGCCCTCGCCGTCCTGCTCGCCCATCTGGTCGGCGAGCTGCTGGGCGCCCTTGCGCAGCTGGTCGAGGGCGCGGCCCTGCTGGCCGAGGGCGTCGTCCGGCTCGCCGTCGCCGAGCGAACCCTGCGCGCCCTTCATGGAGCCCTGGGCCTCGCCGAGCTCGCCGCCCGGCTGCATGCCGTTCTTCTCCATCTGCTTCATCAGGTCCTGGAGGCGCTTCTCGAGGTCCTGCTGACCCTGCTGCAGGTCGCGCATCGCCTGCTGCATCTCCTCGCTCGACATGCCCTGGCCGTCCTGCGGGCGGCCGTCCGGCGTCAGCTTGTGGGTCTGGTTCATCAGCTCCTGCTGGCGGCGGATCATGTCCGCCAGCTCGTTCATCATCTGCTGGCCCTGACCCTGCTGCCCTTTCTGCGGCTGGCCCTGGCGCGGCTGGGCGGTCTGGAGGTTCTCGAGCATCCGGTCGAGCTGCGACAGCAGCTGCTCGGCCGCCTCGCGGTCGCCGAGCTTCGACATCTCCTCGATGCGGTCGATCATCTTCTGGAAGTCCTCCGGCGAGACCGTCTGCGCGTTCTCGTCGGGCGGCGGCTGGGACTGCGCCAGATCCGGATTGTCGCGCATCTGCTGCTGCAGCGCCTGCATGTACTCCTGCATCGCCTTGCGCAGTTCCTCGGTCAGCCGCGCGATCTCCTCGGGCGAGGCGCCGTTCTGCAGCGCCTCGCGCAGCCGCTCGCGAGCCTCGCGCAGCGCCTGTTCGGCGAGCGAGGCGTCGCCGCCGTCGATGGCGAGCGCCATCTGCCACATCAGGTCGAGCACGGCGCGCAGGTCGTCGTCGGAGCGGGCGTCGAGGATGCGGGCGCGGATGACGCGCAGGCCGAGGTGCACCGAGGCATCGTCGACGAACTCGGGCGTGTAGGTGGTGAGATCGTCGAGGAGGCCGGCGACGAAACCGGCGCTGCCGGCGTCGAGCGCCAGCATGCGGCGCTGCTCGACCAGGGCGCGGGCGAGCGGGTTGCGGAACGGCCGTGCCGGGACCACCACGTCCACCGGCGCCGACAGGCCGGTCGCGCCGGCGTCGTCGCGCGCCTCGAGGCGCATGGTGACGGTGCCGCCGGCCCAGGGGTGGGCCGAGAGGTCGCGGATGGTCTCGGCGGTCGGCTTGGCGGCGTTGCGACGCGGCAACGACAGCGGCAGTTCCGGCGCGCCGACCAGCGGCCGCGGCGCCTCGGCGCGCGGGCCGATCGCGGCGTCGAGCG includes:
- a CDS encoding TIGR02302 family protein; amino-acid sequence: MADVGKDSSGRATGAAKDMSDRGAGAAALDPLAPVAGRLRLARLALTWERLWPRLVPPLVVVALFLAAAWLRLLAPLPDWLRLALVAAAALAFLAALVPAVRVRLPSGADALGRLERDSGFAHQPLSTLADRQATDTGDPVAAALWRAHLARVARSLAAVRVRAPSPRVDRLDPYALRSLVVLVFAIGLVAGRGDYLGPLRDAVRLPVVPGPDVRVDAWVTPPAYTGRAPIFLTTATPAGAEAPDGAAPAGAVTVPQGSVVSLRVSGVAAPSAAFRPADAGAPAEPIAAAPQAGAATNPAAADDAGLTRPTAFQHALAGSGTVVLAAADGELRSFAFAVEPDRPPSIRLVEDPGATLRGALRLAYEVTDDYRVAGARAVFSEPKTPLDAAIGPRAEAPRPLVGAPELPLSLPRRNAAKPTAETIRDLSAHPWAGGTVTMRLEARDDAGATGLSAPVDVVVPARPFRNPLARALVEQRRMLALDAGSAGFVAGLLDDLTTYTPEFVDDASVHLGLRVIRARILDARSDDDLRAVLDLMWQMALAIDGGDASLAEQALREARERLREALQNGASPEEIARLTEELRKAMQEYMQALQQQMRDNPDLAQSQPPPDENAQTVSPEDFQKMIDRIEEMSKLGDREAAEQLLSQLDRMLENLQTAQPRQGQPQKGQQGQGQQMMNELADMIRRQQELMNQTHKLTPDGRPQDGQGMSSEEMQQAMRDLQQGQQDLEKRLQDLMKQMEKNGMQPGGELGEAQGSMKGAQGSLGDGEPDDALGQQGRALDQLRKGAQQLADQMGEQDGEGRGRRGESARGEDPLGRPERRDGPDFGDSVKVPGEIEVQRARRILEELRRRFSEPDRPAIELDYLQRLLNPF
- a CDS encoding SCO family protein produces the protein MNTVRVVRLATWLLIAVLAGATGYVIWQAETRPTTTSTVTDAAAIGGPFTLTDTTGARVTEARFAGRPHAIFFGYTHCPDVCPTTLGEMSVMLADMGAEASKLDVYFVTVDPERDTAASMKDYLSAFSDRIVGLTGTEAEVADMVAAYRVYRRKVPAPDGGADYTMDHTAAVYLFDAAGSFKGTISYGEKQEDALAKLKRLAAG
- a CDS encoding long-chain-acyl-CoA synthetase, coding for MGFVERLRSEYAYLSGAIRALRRTTAIARNPDRVYPDVVADLAARFGERPALISDCETFTYSDYHRRGNRYARWALANGIGRGDTVALLMPNRPEYLAVWLGVARAGGVTALLNTNLAGASLAHCVNIVAPKIVIVAAELADVFETARPHLTGAPAIWGYGAGAPGARLDLALADLDDADVPAAERPKLTTSDRCLWIYTSGTTGMPKAANINHYRVQAIMNGFSAAMNATKDDRMYVALPLYHTSGGVLATGTVLTVGGAVVIREKFSAREFWDDLVRYDCTLFQYIGELCRYLLNTPPHPKERAHRVRLASGNGLRPDIWTAFQERFAIPQILEWYAATEGNAVLFNFDGKPGSIGRVPKWAERKFLLKVVRFDVAREEVVRGPDGRCVACGPDEVGELISEIVDDPKKPSQRFNGYADAESTRRKILENAFSEGDRWFRTGDLVRRDRLGYYYFVDRIGDTFRWKGENVATSEVAEAIGVFPGVHTANVYGVAVPDRDGRAGMAALEADDGLDLAALSRHLDERLPAYAKPVFLRRQGEIETTTTFKLKKVDLKTEGFDPNRIADELFYLDPASGTYVRLDPATYDRIVAGTVRL
- a CDS encoding electron transfer flavoprotein subunit alpha/FixB family protein, coding for MAILLLAEHDGTVVKDSTHKALTAAAAMGGDVHVLVAGAGVSAAAAAAGKLSGVAKVLVADDASLAHQLAEPLAALIVSLAKGYDAVVAPATSVAKNALPRAAALLDVMQISDVTAVVSADTFERPIYAGNAIQTVKSNDPVKVVTVRTASFKAADEGGSAPVEAVAVPADPGVSSFVGEALSKNDRPELTSAKIIVSGGRALGSAEKFQAVVVPLADKLGAAVGASRAAVDAGYAPNDWQVGQTGKVVAPDLYVALGISGAIQHLAGMKDSKVIVAVNKDEEAPIFQVADYGLVGDLFDVVPELTKALG
- a CDS encoding DUF924 family protein; this translates as MIPTAAEVLSFWWDAGPAAWFSADPAFDARVAAELGRAHEEAAAGRLSAWADTPDGALALILLTDQVPRNAFRGTARAFATDPIALATARHALDAGFPRVFPPVARAFFYLPFEHAEDMGAQALSVDLFRALGDRETYFYALVHLDAIRRFGRFPHRNAVLGRVSTPEEEAYLASGGFRG
- a CDS encoding sulfurtransferase TusA family protein; this encodes MSAARGGDGAETLDLRGLLCPLPVLKTRKRLADRPAGTRIVVLATDPMAAIDIPHHCAEAGHVLLGQRRRDDGVLEFEIERGA
- a CDS encoding rhomboid family intramembrane serine protease yields the protein MFVPLYDHNPLEHVRRPYVNWALIVVTCLVWLVVESPVGFGALAGAAYGYGLTPAVLFGDMRPFAPSALPEWTTLVTYAFVHADLWHLLGNVVFLWVFGDNVEDAMGHLRYLVFYLVAAVAAGLFHAVMMPTADGPLVGASGAIAAVVAAYLVLHPRTKLWILAFGRIPLRLSARWPLLIWVATQFVSIFSGGDEPIGWYAHVGGLVTGAVLILVMRRPDVPLFDRGLAA
- a CDS encoding electron transfer flavoprotein subunit beta/FixA family protein is translated as MKILVPVKRVVDYNVKIRVKPDGSGVDLANVKMSMNPFDEIAVEEALRLKEAGKATEVVVVSIGPAQAQETLRTALAMGADRGILVQTDATVEPLAVAKILKAVATAEGPGLVILGKQAIDDDCNQTGQMLAALTGWGQGTFASKVEIGEGSVDVTREVDGGLQTVKLALPAIVTTDLRLNEPRYASLPNIMKAKKKPLDTKTPADFGVDVAPRLTVVKTTEPKGRSAGVKVASAAELVAKLKTEAGVL
- a CDS encoding 3-hydroxybutyryl-CoA dehydrogenase, whose amino-acid sequence is MVEIKTIGVIGAGQMGSGIAHVSALAGFEVSIADVSPERIEAGLATINGNLARQVAGKKITEEQRAAALARIKAIPSYDGFADTDLVIEAATENETVKRKIFQQLCPSLKPKAMVGTNTSSISITRLAASTDRPERFIGIHFMNPVPVMQLVELVRGIATEDETFDAAKVYVAKLGKTIAVSEDFPAFMVNRILLPMINEAIYTLYEGVGSVDAIDTAMRLGANHPMGPLQLADFIGLDTCLSIMQVLYEGLADSKYRPCPLLVKYVEAGWLGRKTQRGFYDYRGEHPVPTR
- a CDS encoding copper chaperone PCu(A)C, with the translated sequence MPNAAVPLLAAALAVLAPAPVRPVPPVVPAQAVTTAPTETTRFSAGVVEILSPWSRATQPGQKIAAAYMVLHNTGTSAVTLVSASTPVAQSVVFHDTGVKDGFMQMLPHEGGFTIPPGGEIELKPGGSHLMMVGVGRSIRVGKVYPLTLNFSDGATTTVDMVVWDVGLIRTRKP